A single region of the Nomia melanderi isolate GNS246 chromosome 12, iyNomMela1, whole genome shotgun sequence genome encodes:
- the LOC116433849 gene encoding E3 ubiquitin-protein ligase RNF13 isoform X1, translated as MRQCCLNHQIQLWLMFLIFCIVCSRADILVFSAAARHQIEEEFRDMPARFGGLIPSEGIKGMVVYADPPTACHEIQGPPNTTNYNGNWIALIARYNCSFEIKVRMAQKAGYDAAIIHNVNSNELDPMSAKDPIGILIPSVFVSEITGLIIKENYLYDDLYFVLINDDTPFNITHLLLPFAIVVGICFLVMVIFMVVRCIKDRRRQRRHRLPNSSLKKIPTHKYTKGDPYETCAICLDDYIEGEKLRVLPCAHAYHTKCIDPWLTKNRRVCPVCKRKVFAANEQVVTDDSDSDADDTTPLFRDGHQGTQGGTFSLLRESPLRRALTSRSRNRQERYAQHHSSSSSSDSEVSSVLSDDGASVSAGEPSNGIVFVVSDTHSINGELSELECSVSSTKPHTVNLYTDAQQVPAPVVQVPTSRSARAVVNAHATNATGSAAPAENDIATASTADSERNDVSA; from the exons atgaGACAGTGTTGCTTGAACCACCAAATCCAGCTATGGCTTATGTTTCTTATCTTTTGCATTGTGTGCAGCAGAGcagatattttagtattttctgCAGCTGCAAGGCATCAGATCGAGGAAGAATTTAGAGACATGCCTGCTAGATTTGGTGGTTTAATACCATCTGAAGGGATTAAG GGTATGGTAGTGTACGCAGATCCACCTACAGCATGCCATGAAATACAGGGTCCTCCAAATACTACCAATTACAATGGTAATTGGATAGCTTTAATTGCTCGCTATAATTGTAGTTTTGAAATAAAAGTTCGAATGGCACAAAAAGCTGGATATGATGCTGCAATTATACACAACGTGAACAGTAACGAATTAG ATCCGATGTCAGCAAAGGATCCTATAGGGATTTTGATACCATCTGTATTTGTCAGTGAGATTACAGgactaattattaaagaaaattatttatacgacGATTTGTATTTTGTACTCATTAACGACGATACACCTTTTAATATTACACATCTACTTCTGCCTTTTGCTATTGTTGTTGGGATATGTTTTCTAGTCATGGTTATCTTTATG GTTGTTAGATGCATCAAGGATAGGAGACGGCAGAGGAGGCATAGGTTGCCCAATTCGAGCCTGAAAAAAATTCCTACGCACAAATATACGAAAGGTGACCCGTACGAGACATGTGCAATTTGTTTAGACGATTACATAGAAGGAGAAAAATTACGTGTTTTACCTTGTGCTCATG cTTACCATACAAAGTGTATTGACCCCTGGCTGACAAAAAACCGTCGGGTGTGCCCAGTTTGCAAACGGAAAGTCTTCGCCGCGAACGAACAAGTTGTTACTGACGATAGTGATTCGGATGCCGATGATACGACACCTTTGTTTCGTGACGGTCACCAAG GCACTCAGGGTGGTACGTTTTCGTTGTTGAGGGAGAGTCCCCTTAGGCGTGCCCTAACATCACGCTCTAGGAACAGGCAGGAAAGGTACGCTCAGCATCATTCGAGCAGCAGCAGCTCCGATTCCGAGGTATCCTCCGTTTTGTCCGACGACGGAGCTAGCGTAAGTGCCGGAGAACCGTCTAATGGAATAGTTTTCGTGGTTTCGGATACCCACAGCATTAACG GCGAGCTGTCGGAGCTGGAATGTTCTGTGAGCAGCACCAAGCCGCACACTGTGAATTTGTATACGGATGCTCAACAGGTTCCAGCGCCAGTCGTCCAGGTACCCACGAGTCGTAGCGCGCGTGCCGTGGTCAACGCGCACGCGACGAACGCGACCGGGTCCGCTGCACCAGCCGAGAACGACATCGCGACCGCGAGCACCGCGGATTCGGAGAGAAACGACGTTTCCGCGTAA
- the LOC116433849 gene encoding E3 ubiquitin-protein ligase RNF13 isoform X2: MRQCCLNHQIQLWLMFLIFCIVCSRADILVFSAAARHQIEEEFRDMPARFGGLIPSEGIKGMVVYADPPTACHEIQGPPNTTNYNGNWIALIARYNCSFEIKVRMAQKAGYDAAIIHNVNSNELDPMSAKDPIGILIPSVFVSEITGLIIKENYLYDDLYFVLINDDTPFNITHLLLPFAIVVGICFLVMVIFMVVRCIKDRRRQRRHRLPNSSLKKIPTHKYTKGDPYETCAICLDDYIEGEKLRVLPCAHAYHTKCIDPWLTKNRRVCPVCKRKVFAANEQVVTDDSDSDADDTTPLFRDGHQGTQGGTFSLLRESPLRRALTSRSRNRQERYAQHHSSSSSSDSEVSSVLSDDGASVSAGEPSNGIVFVVSDTHSINGSSASRPGTHES, from the exons atgaGACAGTGTTGCTTGAACCACCAAATCCAGCTATGGCTTATGTTTCTTATCTTTTGCATTGTGTGCAGCAGAGcagatattttagtattttctgCAGCTGCAAGGCATCAGATCGAGGAAGAATTTAGAGACATGCCTGCTAGATTTGGTGGTTTAATACCATCTGAAGGGATTAAG GGTATGGTAGTGTACGCAGATCCACCTACAGCATGCCATGAAATACAGGGTCCTCCAAATACTACCAATTACAATGGTAATTGGATAGCTTTAATTGCTCGCTATAATTGTAGTTTTGAAATAAAAGTTCGAATGGCACAAAAAGCTGGATATGATGCTGCAATTATACACAACGTGAACAGTAACGAATTAG ATCCGATGTCAGCAAAGGATCCTATAGGGATTTTGATACCATCTGTATTTGTCAGTGAGATTACAGgactaattattaaagaaaattatttatacgacGATTTGTATTTTGTACTCATTAACGACGATACACCTTTTAATATTACACATCTACTTCTGCCTTTTGCTATTGTTGTTGGGATATGTTTTCTAGTCATGGTTATCTTTATG GTTGTTAGATGCATCAAGGATAGGAGACGGCAGAGGAGGCATAGGTTGCCCAATTCGAGCCTGAAAAAAATTCCTACGCACAAATATACGAAAGGTGACCCGTACGAGACATGTGCAATTTGTTTAGACGATTACATAGAAGGAGAAAAATTACGTGTTTTACCTTGTGCTCATG cTTACCATACAAAGTGTATTGACCCCTGGCTGACAAAAAACCGTCGGGTGTGCCCAGTTTGCAAACGGAAAGTCTTCGCCGCGAACGAACAAGTTGTTACTGACGATAGTGATTCGGATGCCGATGATACGACACCTTTGTTTCGTGACGGTCACCAAG GCACTCAGGGTGGTACGTTTTCGTTGTTGAGGGAGAGTCCCCTTAGGCGTGCCCTAACATCACGCTCTAGGAACAGGCAGGAAAGGTACGCTCAGCATCATTCGAGCAGCAGCAGCTCCGATTCCGAGGTATCCTCCGTTTTGTCCGACGACGGAGCTAGCGTAAGTGCCGGAGAACCGTCTAATGGAATAGTTTTCGTGGTTTCGGATACCCACAGCATTAACG GTTCCAGCGCCAGTCGTCCAGGTACCCACGAGTCGTAG